The genomic segment GAGATATTCACCCCTTTATTGCTAAGAACTCACCCCAATTGAGTTGGGAGATTTTAAGCAAGGTAAAAAACCTTTACCACAGGTTAAAACCTACAGATAAACGCATTGTATTGTTGGGTCAGAACATACAATTACACGAATCCCTAGTCAGATTGATTCCTTATTGTGAAGTCCCTTTACCTAGTATTGACCAAATACTTGAACATATAACTTCTTATTTGCATGACCTACAACAGTCTGCTAGAGAGCAAGAATTAACTTTCACTGTTGCGCTAGAAAATGCTGAAGTTGAAACTCTTTCTCGTGCAGCGTTGGGTTTAACCCTAGAAGAAATTAGTGATTTCCTTCGGTTAACAGTCAAAGAAAATTTAACTAATGATGGTGTCCTCGTTGACGCTGATTTTATCCCCAAAGTCGTTGAGTACAAAACTCGGCTACTCTCCCAAATGGGCATTGAATTAGGGAAACCTGCAACTATCCCGTTCGGCGGTTTGGATTTACTGCGCGAATGGCTGACTCGGCGGCGGCGACTATTCACACAAGAGGCACGAAGTCTCTCGTTACCACAACCAAAAGGTGTATTGCTGGCTGGCCCACCGGGTACGGGAAAAAGTCACTCAGCTAAAAACATCGCTAATATTCTCAATTTACCACTCCTACAGTTAGACATTGCATCCCTCTTGGGCAGTCTGGTCGGTGAGTCTGAGGGGAATGTCAGACGTGCTTTGAAAACTGCCGAGGCGATCGCACCCTGCGTTTTATGGGTGGACGAAATAGAAAAAGCGCTTTCGGGTACTGGTGACACCTCTGGAGTCTCACAGAGGATTCTGGGCAATATTCTCACGTTTATGTCGGAATCAACCAGTGGCGTGTTTGTCGTGGCAACCTGCAATGACCCTTCTGCACTGCCAACTGAGTTAAAGAGGAAGGGACGCTTTGATGAAAATTTCTTTGTTGATCTTCCCACTGAACCAGAGCGTGTACAGATTCTGGGGATTCATCTGCAACGTTTTGGCATTCACCTGGAATCGGAGTATTTGGAGGCGATCGCCGCGAACACCACAAAGTTTTCAGGGGCAGAACTGGAAACCCTTGCTTCGGAAGCTGCTCTGCTGGCATTCGATGAGGGTAGACCGCAGCAGGTAACGCTTGCTGATCTGGAAACCTGTCGCCAAACCATTACCCCGCTTGCGATTCAGGATGCGGCGGCGGTTGAAA from the Nostoc flagelliforme CCNUN1 genome contains:
- a CDS encoding AAA family ATPase gives rise to the protein MKLSNLLSTLDSQIPIAAVDVLSPDEATIIQWLTTEASNKLSSPVFFWNLGVSTLEQCLIAADGGLVFKAVPEYKRPLQSDPLLFVFDYIANFSGNGVFILGDIHPFIAKNSPQLSWEILSKVKNLYHRLKPTDKRIVLLGQNIQLHESLVRLIPYCEVPLPSIDQILEHITSYLHDLQQSAREQELTFTVALENAEVETLSRAALGLTLEEISDFLRLTVKENLTNDGVLVDADFIPKVVEYKTRLLSQMGIELGKPATIPFGGLDLLREWLTRRRRLFTQEARSLSLPQPKGVLLAGPPGTGKSHSAKNIANILNLPLLQLDIASLLGSLVGESEGNVRRALKTAEAIAPCVLWVDEIEKALSGTGDTSGVSQRILGNILTFMSESTSGVFVVATCNDPSALPTELKRKGRFDENFFVDLPTEPERVQILGIHLQRFGIHLESEYLEAIAANTTKFSGAELETLASEAALLAFDEGRPQQVTLADLETCRQTITPLAIQDAAAVEKMQAWASTARRASSPVNSNSQFAIRNSQLNQWGL